In one window of Pseudomonas benzenivorans DNA:
- a CDS encoding DUF6625 family protein, whose protein sequence is MTAQPSICFVIPYFGRWPFWMPFFLESCRRNPDVDWLLFSDCGVPANVPENVRIEPISYADYCALVARRLNIPFAPENAYKLCDIKPALGFIHADRLAGYDFWAFGDIDLVFGRLRDYFTAERLARRDLFSTHERRVSGHLCLMRNTQRMREAFMRMPNWQARFCDQQHHALDEGAFSRIFLWRKNFPRPLFKLVGLFNPWRRRSEFVEAFSTPSGCIPWIDGSFVFPSRWFWREGRLSNDLDTGREFPYFHFVVWKRDAWPMLEQPSAEALERLAREPQWQIGAEGFQQGMQ, encoded by the coding sequence ATGACGGCCCAGCCGAGTATCTGCTTCGTCATCCCGTATTTCGGGCGCTGGCCCTTCTGGATGCCGTTCTTTCTGGAGAGCTGCCGACGCAATCCCGATGTCGATTGGCTGCTGTTCAGCGACTGCGGGGTTCCGGCCAATGTGCCGGAGAACGTGCGCATCGAGCCCATCAGTTATGCCGACTACTGCGCCTTGGTCGCGCGCCGCCTGAACATTCCATTTGCGCCGGAGAACGCCTACAAGCTGTGCGACATCAAGCCGGCCCTGGGCTTCATTCATGCGGATCGCCTGGCGGGCTACGATTTCTGGGCGTTCGGCGATATCGATCTGGTGTTTGGCAGGCTGCGTGACTACTTCACCGCCGAACGCCTGGCGCGTCGCGACCTGTTCTCCACCCACGAGCGGCGTGTGTCCGGCCACCTGTGCCTGATGCGCAATACGCAGCGGATGCGCGAGGCCTTCATGCGCATGCCGAACTGGCAGGCGCGCTTTTGCGATCAGCAGCATCACGCCTTGGATGAGGGGGCGTTCAGCCGGATATTCCTCTGGCGCAAGAACTTCCCACGGCCGCTGTTCAAGCTGGTCGGGCTGTTCAATCCCTGGCGCCGCCGCAGCGAGTTCGTCGAGGCCTTCAGCACTCCGAGCGGCTGCATTCCCTGGATCGATGGAAGCTTCGTATTCCCCAGCCGCTGGTTCTGGCGTGAAGGCCGCCTGAGCAACGATCTGGACACGGGGCGCGAGTTTCCCTACTTCCATTTCGTGGTGTGGAAGCGTGACGCCTGGCCGATGCTCGAGCAGCCCTCTGCCGAGGCCCTCGAGCGCCTGGCGCGCGAGCCGCAATGGCAGATCGGTGCCGAGGGATTTCAGCAGGGGATGCAATGA
- a CDS encoding glycosyltransferase family 4 protein, whose amino-acid sequence MSGRIKVLQLQPDYNVKAHDFADLAEQIVKALPSARYEVVAAFLRGEPAPGEPVSRADRSVYFNFADKQLKGLRLRAMWQLYRFCKQERFDVVICNRFKPVNMLLQLNRWLKVPLCIGISHGFGEYDRFYRRRQARGLISAAWRFVGVSPAVKQYLLDCDCGFTAENTVAITNAIDIEQAEALQLPREEARRQLGLDPDARLVGALGRLVPVKGHIYLLRAFARIKDKYPQVQLAIIGKGREAARLKAEADKLGLAGRVHLLGFRENALQYVRAFDLWTMPSLAEGLGLALLEGMSGHLPVIASNVPAMLPLIEGAGGLAVQPADVDSLSAALDSYLALSDEQLRAKGEQAYQYLQSHHDIESFRQQYLRLIDESLKQVRQAS is encoded by the coding sequence ATGAGCGGTCGAATCAAGGTGCTGCAGTTGCAGCCGGACTACAACGTCAAGGCCCACGACTTCGCCGACCTGGCCGAACAGATCGTCAAGGCATTACCCAGCGCGCGCTACGAAGTGGTCGCCGCGTTCCTGCGCGGCGAACCGGCGCCAGGGGAGCCAGTGAGTCGGGCCGATCGCTCGGTGTACTTCAATTTTGCCGACAAGCAGCTCAAGGGCCTGCGCCTGCGGGCCATGTGGCAGCTCTATCGCTTCTGCAAGCAAGAGCGCTTCGATGTGGTGATCTGCAACCGCTTCAAGCCGGTCAACATGCTGCTGCAACTGAACCGCTGGCTGAAGGTGCCGCTGTGCATCGGCATTTCCCATGGTTTCGGCGAATACGATCGCTTCTACCGGCGGCGCCAGGCCCGCGGCTTGATCAGCGCGGCCTGGCGCTTCGTCGGGGTTTCTCCGGCGGTGAAGCAGTACCTGCTGGACTGCGACTGTGGCTTCACCGCCGAAAACACGGTGGCGATCACCAATGCCATCGATATCGAGCAGGCCGAAGCCCTGCAGCTGCCTCGCGAAGAGGCGCGCCGCCAGCTGGGGCTCGACCCCGATGCCAGGCTGGTCGGCGCCTTGGGCCGCCTGGTGCCCGTCAAGGGGCATATCTACCTGTTGCGCGCCTTCGCCCGCATCAAGGACAAGTACCCCCAGGTGCAGCTCGCCATCATCGGCAAGGGCCGCGAGGCGGCGCGGCTCAAGGCCGAGGCCGACAAGCTCGGGCTGGCGGGGCGCGTCCATCTGCTGGGTTTCCGTGAGAACGCCTTGCAGTACGTGCGTGCCTTCGACCTCTGGACCATGCCGTCGCTGGCGGAAGGGTTGGGCCTGGCCCTGCTCGAGGGGATGAGCGGACATCTGCCGGTCATCGCCTCGAACGTGCCGGCCATGCTGCCGTTGATCGAAGGGGCCGGCGGCCTGGCCGTGCAGCCCGCGGATGTCGACAGCCTGAGCGCGGCGCTGGACAGCTATCTGGCACTCAGCGACGAACAGCTGCGGGCCAAGGGCGAGCAGGCTTATCAGTATCTGCAGTCCCATCACGATATCGAATCATTCCGTCAGCAGTACTTGCGTCTCATCGACGAGTCGCTGAAACAGGTGAGACAAGCATCATGA
- a CDS encoding glycosyltransferase, whose amino-acid sequence MSEKQPLVTVIIASYNHAPYIEACIQSVLRQTYPNVELLVIDDGSKDDSVERIRRLQAEHGFDFRVQQNQGLTHTLNAAIKRARGSLIVPFGSDDIMLEERLAKQVAYMEGKPEVGICAGNIELIDADGELFPEKRQRRDVPFRRLDFDDVFMERKPYPPAPTLMFRKEALEKVGGFDPQIRLEDLLIELKITHAGYYIDCLGEVLARYRKHASNSYKNHRFMIDSILRTYALFSDHPQYEFVRTRFLSSMFLKCSNRDRALARELLAQIPFKSWSKKTWRGLMRLYFSPLEKS is encoded by the coding sequence ATGAGTGAAAAGCAGCCGTTGGTTACGGTGATCATCGCCTCCTACAACCACGCTCCCTATATCGAGGCCTGCATCCAGAGCGTGCTACGCCAGACCTACCCGAATGTCGAGTTGCTGGTCATCGACGACGGTTCCAAGGATGACAGCGTCGAGCGCATCCGCCGCCTGCAGGCCGAGCATGGCTTCGACTTCCGGGTGCAGCAGAACCAGGGGCTGACCCACACGCTCAATGCGGCGATCAAGCGTGCCAGGGGCAGCCTGATCGTGCCCTTCGGCTCGGACGACATCATGCTCGAAGAGCGCCTGGCCAAGCAGGTCGCCTATATGGAGGGCAAGCCGGAGGTCGGCATCTGTGCGGGCAATATCGAGTTGATCGACGCCGACGGCGAACTCTTTCCCGAGAAGCGCCAGCGCCGCGACGTACCCTTCCGCCGCCTGGATTTCGACGACGTGTTCATGGAGCGCAAGCCCTATCCGCCGGCGCCTACCCTGATGTTTCGCAAGGAGGCTCTGGAGAAGGTCGGCGGCTTCGATCCGCAGATCCGTCTGGAGGACCTGCTGATCGAGTTGAAGATCACCCACGCCGGCTATTACATCGACTGCCTGGGTGAGGTCCTGGCGCGTTACCGCAAGCATGCCAGCAACTCCTACAAGAACCACCGCTTCATGATCGACAGCATCCTGCGCACCTACGCGCTGTTCAGCGATCATCCGCAGTACGAATTCGTCCGTACGCGCTTTCTCAGCTCGATGTTCCTCAAGTGCTCGAACCGGGATCGGGCTCTGGCCCGTGAACTGCTGGCGCAGATTCCCTTCAAGAGCTGGTCGAAGAAGACCTGGAGGGGCTTGATGCGCCTGTATTTCTCGCCCCTGGAAAAGAGCTGA
- a CDS encoding CatB-related O-acetyltransferase — protein MGFWARYLERRAKKRIRALPKLYQGQAKFLRRYPQYQMGIGSYGLPLVHDWQEGSTLRIGNYCSIAEQVEIFLGGHHRADWVSTYPFPAMIAEAAHIPDYAVSRGDVVIGSDVWLCTHSIILSGVTVGHGAVVAAGAVVSRDVAPYSVVAGNPARHVRWRFPEEQCAALLESAWWEWPEQEVRSVAGLLCSDRLDEFLKYAQQRGTCSVLGGEPARP, from the coding sequence ATGGGGTTCTGGGCCCGTTATCTGGAGAGACGCGCCAAGAAGCGGATACGTGCTCTGCCCAAGCTGTACCAGGGGCAGGCCAAGTTCCTACGCCGTTATCCGCAGTACCAGATGGGGATCGGCAGCTACGGCCTGCCCCTGGTGCACGACTGGCAGGAGGGTTCGACCCTCAGGATCGGCAACTACTGTTCGATAGCCGAGCAGGTGGAGATCTTCCTGGGCGGTCATCACCGTGCGGACTGGGTGAGCACCTACCCCTTTCCGGCGATGATCGCCGAAGCTGCGCATATCCCAGATTATGCGGTGAGTCGCGGCGATGTCGTTATCGGCAGCGACGTTTGGCTATGTACCCATTCGATCATCCTGTCCGGCGTCACTGTAGGGCATGGTGCGGTGGTGGCCGCCGGGGCGGTGGTGAGCCGGGATGTGGCACCCTACTCGGTAGTCGCCGGTAATCCGGCGAGACATGTTCGCTGGCGCTTCCCTGAAGAGCAGTGCGCGGCGTTGCTGGAAAGCGCCTGGTGGGAGTGGCCGGAGCAGGAAGTGCGCAGTGTCGCTGGGCTGCTTTGCAGTGATCGGCTCGATGAGTTTCTCAAATATGCCCAGCAGCGCGGTACGTGCTCGGTGCTTGGCGGGGAGCCAGCGCGACCCTAG
- a CDS encoding lipopolysaccharide kinase InaA family protein: MHRLSQNELDGLTENAAVLESDGLGPKVLKLTDGSFLKLFRKRPRLSSEALRPYARRFAENASALQRLGFISPQIIQVYALSGPINATAVHYWPLPGETLRQVLSHSAVEERRHLVERFGELLAKLHEAGVYFRSVHLGNVLLLPDGQFGLIDLADMRIGRFALSLGKRQRNLKHMQRYAEDSRWLFEEYRGALRSGYQKLAARKALQLFPD, from the coding sequence ATGCATCGACTGTCGCAGAATGAGCTCGACGGACTCACGGAAAACGCCGCGGTACTGGAGAGCGATGGCCTGGGCCCAAAGGTCCTGAAGCTGACCGACGGCAGCTTTCTCAAGCTCTTTCGCAAGCGCCCGCGCCTGTCCAGCGAAGCATTGCGCCCCTATGCCAGGCGCTTCGCCGAGAACGCCAGCGCCCTGCAACGCCTCGGTTTCATCAGCCCGCAAATCATTCAGGTCTATGCCCTGTCCGGCCCGATCAATGCCACAGCCGTGCACTACTGGCCCCTTCCGGGTGAAACCTTGCGCCAGGTGCTCAGCCACAGCGCCGTCGAAGAGCGCCGACACCTGGTCGAGCGCTTCGGCGAGCTGCTGGCAAAGCTGCATGAAGCGGGGGTGTATTTCCGCTCGGTGCACCTGGGCAACGTATTGCTGCTGCCCGACGGCCAGTTTGGCCTGATCGACCTGGCGGACATGCGCATCGGCCGCTTCGCCCTCAGCCTGGGCAAGCGCCAGCGCAACCTGAAGCACATGCAGCGCTATGCAGAGGACAGTCGCTGGCTGTTCGAGGAGTACCGCGGTGCGCTACGCAGCGGCTACCAGAAGCTTGCCGCCAGGAAAGCACTGCAACTCTTCCCCGACTAG
- a CDS encoding O-antigen ligase family protein: MHSNEHHWSQRTFTFTFICDWLLPMGLLSLLIGLPLLPDRSLYHKLFYALIAAPALVALLVRPQELRPLLREPIILVFLAYAAWALLSIGWSDTEASIGSLLKRPLYIFMLLAGCCLLAQQSQQRFTRCMLIASLAALPIAFYSLAEIATTWRPGHRLVGPGALDNPLLSSHLFGFFCILWLGLGMTLPRQRGWIAVLPVLILGATLLATGSRTPLLAASLAGAWLALACWNKRSLVLALIGLCGLSALLLLYPEALLARGTSYRLELWQDALSRISQKPWLGFGFDAALAIQLPGFSVPFSEPHSFAIGVLYYTGMVGLSLWLAMHLVALRQCWINRANYLFVIAGALMVYGIGGGLAEGGGILARPKEHWFLTWIPLALIAALSFSQRTSETRT; the protein is encoded by the coding sequence ATGCATTCAAACGAACACCATTGGTCCCAGCGCACCTTCACCTTCACCTTCATCTGCGACTGGCTGCTGCCAATGGGTCTGCTGAGCCTGCTGATTGGCCTGCCCCTGCTGCCCGACCGCAGCCTCTATCACAAGCTGTTCTACGCCCTGATCGCGGCGCCTGCCCTGGTGGCGTTGCTGGTCCGTCCGCAGGAACTCAGGCCGCTGCTGCGCGAACCCATTATCCTAGTGTTCCTCGCCTACGCGGCCTGGGCACTGCTGAGCATCGGCTGGTCCGATACCGAGGCCTCCATCGGCAGCCTGCTCAAGCGCCCGCTGTACATCTTCATGCTACTGGCCGGCTGCTGCTTGCTGGCCCAACAGAGTCAGCAGCGCTTTACCCGCTGCATGCTGATCGCCTCCTTAGCGGCGCTCCCGATCGCCTTCTACTCCCTCGCCGAGATCGCCACAACGTGGAGGCCCGGTCACAGGCTGGTCGGCCCGGGCGCACTGGACAACCCGCTGCTGAGCTCCCACCTGTTCGGCTTCTTCTGCATCCTATGGCTCGGCCTCGGCATGACCCTGCCGCGCCAGCGAGGCTGGATCGCCGTCCTCCCTGTGCTGATATTGGGGGCCACGCTGCTGGCCACCGGTTCCCGAACGCCCCTTCTCGCGGCCTCGCTGGCTGGCGCCTGGCTGGCCTTGGCCTGCTGGAACAAGCGCTCGCTGGTGCTGGCCCTGATAGGGCTCTGCGGCCTGAGCGCCCTGTTGCTGCTCTATCCCGAGGCGCTGCTGGCCCGCGGCACCTCCTATCGACTCGAACTCTGGCAAGACGCGCTGAGCAGAATCAGCCAGAAGCCCTGGCTGGGATTCGGCTTCGATGCCGCCCTGGCCATTCAGCTTCCAGGGTTCTCGGTACCGTTCAGCGAGCCCCATAGTTTTGCCATCGGCGTGCTCTATTACACCGGCATGGTAGGCCTGAGCCTGTGGCTCGCCATGCACTTGGTGGCGCTGCGGCAGTGCTGGATTAACCGGGCCAACTACCTATTCGTGATTGCCGGGGCCCTCATGGTCTACGGTATCGGCGGCGGTCTGGCCGAGGGCGGTGGAATACTCGCAAGACCCAAAGAGCACTGGTTCCTGACTTGGATCCCCCTGGCGCTGATCGCTGCACTCAGTTTTTCTCAACGAACCTCGGAAACGCGCACCTGA
- the msbA gene encoding lipid A export permease/ATP-binding protein MsbA — protein MSDNAASQDSTSSLKIYLRLLSYVRPYVGLFMLSILGFLIFASTQPMFGYVLKYFVDGLSNPDASLFPNVPYLQDLQLVEAVPLLIVLIALWQGIGSYLGNYFLAKVSLGLVHDLRVALFNNLLVLPNRYFDNHNSGHLISRITFNVTMVTGAATDAIKVVIREGMTVIFLFATLLWMNWKLTLVMVAILPLIGVMVSSASRKFRKQSKKIQVAMGDVTHVASETIQGYRVVRSFGGETYEQERFLNSSLSNTEKQLRMTKTGAVYTPMLQLVIYSAMAVLMFLVLFMRGDASAGDLVAYITLAGLLPKPIRQLSEVSSTIQKGVAGAESIFEQLDQAPEVDHGTQVRERVSGRLEVRDLSFVYPGADKPVLNDISFSVEPGQMVALVGRSGSGKSTLASLIPRFYHHDQGQILLDGLDVEDYQLRNLRRHIALVTQHVTLFNDTVSNNIAYGDLAEAPPAEVRKAAEAAYAAEFIEQMPQGYDTLVGENGVLLSGGQRQRLAIARALLKDAPLLILDEATSALDTESERHIQAALDEVMKGRTTLVIAHRLSTIEKADLILVMDQGRIVERGTHAELLAQNGYYARLHAKQFEADAEPLLEQDA, from the coding sequence ATGAGCGATAACGCAGCAAGCCAGGACTCTACATCTAGCCTGAAGATTTACCTGCGCTTGCTCTCGTATGTCCGCCCTTATGTCGGGCTGTTCATGCTGAGTATTCTCGGTTTCCTGATTTTCGCCTCCACCCAGCCGATGTTCGGCTATGTGCTGAAGTACTTCGTCGATGGCCTGTCCAACCCCGATGCCAGCCTGTTTCCTAATGTGCCTTACCTGCAGGATCTGCAACTGGTCGAGGCGGTGCCGCTGCTGATCGTGCTGATCGCGTTGTGGCAGGGGATTGGCTCCTACCTGGGCAACTACTTTCTCGCCAAGGTTTCCCTGGGCCTGGTACACGACCTGCGGGTGGCCCTGTTCAATAACCTGCTGGTCCTGCCCAACCGCTACTTCGATAACCACAACTCGGGACATCTGATTTCGCGCATCACCTTCAACGTGACCATGGTCACGGGCGCGGCAACCGACGCGATCAAGGTGGTCATACGCGAAGGCATGACGGTGATCTTCCTGTTTGCCACCCTGCTGTGGATGAACTGGAAGCTGACCCTGGTGATGGTGGCCATCCTGCCGCTGATCGGCGTGATGGTCAGCAGCGCCAGCCGCAAGTTTCGCAAGCAGAGCAAGAAGATCCAGGTGGCCATGGGCGATGTCACCCATGTCGCCTCCGAGACCATCCAGGGCTATCGGGTCGTGCGCAGCTTCGGTGGCGAGACCTACGAGCAGGAACGCTTCCTCAATTCCAGCCTGAGCAACACGGAAAAGCAGCTGCGCATGACCAAGACCGGCGCCGTGTACACGCCCATGCTGCAGCTGGTGATCTACAGCGCCATGGCGGTGCTGATGTTCCTGGTGCTGTTCATGCGCGGTGATGCCTCGGCGGGGGACCTGGTCGCCTATATCACCCTGGCCGGCCTGCTGCCCAAGCCGATCCGCCAGCTGTCGGAGGTGAGTTCGACCATCCAGAAGGGCGTGGCCGGTGCCGAGAGCATCTTCGAGCAACTGGACCAGGCCCCCGAGGTCGATCACGGCACCCAGGTGCGCGAGCGGGTCAGCGGCCGTCTCGAGGTGCGCGACCTGAGCTTCGTCTACCCGGGGGCTGACAAGCCGGTGCTGAACGACATCTCCTTCAGCGTCGAGCCAGGGCAGATGGTTGCCTTGGTCGGCCGTTCCGGCAGCGGCAAGTCGACCCTGGCCAGCCTGATTCCGCGCTTCTACCACCATGACCAGGGGCAGATCCTGCTGGACGGCCTGGATGTTGAGGACTACCAGTTGCGCAACCTGCGCCGGCACATCGCCCTGGTCACCCAGCACGTCACCCTGTTCAACGATACGGTGAGCAACAACATCGCCTATGGCGATCTGGCCGAGGCGCCCCCGGCCGAGGTGCGCAAGGCGGCCGAGGCCGCCTATGCCGCCGAGTTCATCGAGCAGATGCCGCAAGGCTACGACACCCTGGTCGGCGAGAATGGCGTGTTGCTGTCCGGCGGTCAGCGCCAGCGTTTGGCCATCGCCCGTGCCCTGCTCAAGGACGCCCCGCTGCTGATTCTCGACGAGGCCACCTCGGCGCTGGATACCGAGTCCGAGCGGCATATCCAGGCGGCCCTGGACGAGGTGATGAAGGGCCGCACCACCCTGGTCATTGCCCACCGCCTGAGCACCATCGAGAAGGCCGACCTGATCCTGGTGATGGATCAGGGACGCATCGTCGAGCGCGGTACGCACGCCGAGCTGCTGGCGCAGAACGGCTACTATGCTCGGCTGCATGCCAAGCAGTTCGAGGCCGACGCCGAGCCGCTGCTGGAGCAGGACGCCTGA
- a CDS encoding GNAT family N-acetyltransferase has product MLSHLRLWREQGWTPIDAATYAELWQRFGGSVATHPQVVERLAGLAGIPVRYLGWRERGELRAALPTWGRHLALSKDVLKRQGKRGLFDLGNAEIILPMAPQARVALRHRARYVSDLHAEHISSLREQAEGLALAREPEQYSKKFRYNQRREQRLLEEAGGVIRPMLELSAAEQAAIYAELFQRRWGFEATGKAHLTEVFALLREFMTGSLIYLNDEPVAIQVLYRVEAPQWVSLEYINGGVDPQTRDFSPGSVLSFVNTQAAWAEARALGKPLRYSFGRADREYKDRWCHRVPVYQV; this is encoded by the coding sequence ATGCTCAGTCACCTGCGCCTGTGGCGCGAGCAGGGCTGGACCCCGATTGATGCCGCCACCTATGCCGAACTCTGGCAGCGCTTCGGCGGCAGCGTGGCCACCCATCCGCAGGTGGTCGAACGCCTGGCCGGCCTGGCGGGCATCCCGGTGCGCTACCTGGGTTGGCGGGAGCGAGGCGAGCTGAGGGCGGCTCTACCGACCTGGGGGCGCCACCTGGCTCTGTCCAAGGACGTGCTCAAGCGTCAGGGCAAGCGCGGCCTGTTCGACCTGGGCAATGCCGAGATCATCCTGCCGATGGCGCCGCAGGCGCGGGTGGCACTGCGCCACAGGGCGCGCTACGTCTCCGATCTGCATGCCGAACACATCAGCTCCCTGCGCGAGCAGGCCGAGGGCCTGGCCCTGGCCCGCGAGCCGGAGCAGTACAGCAAGAAGTTCCGCTATAACCAGCGCCGCGAACAGCGCCTGCTGGAGGAGGCGGGCGGGGTGATCAGGCCGATGCTGGAGCTGAGCGCTGCCGAGCAGGCGGCGATCTACGCCGAGCTGTTCCAGCGCCGCTGGGGCTTCGAGGCCACCGGCAAGGCACACCTGACGGAGGTCTTCGCGCTGCTGCGCGAGTTCATGACCGGTTCGCTGATCTACCTCAACGACGAGCCGGTGGCCATCCAGGTGCTCTACCGGGTCGAGGCGCCGCAGTGGGTCAGCCTGGAGTACATCAACGGCGGGGTCGACCCGCAGACCCGCGACTTCAGCCCCGGCAGCGTGCTCAGCTTCGTCAATACCCAGGCCGCCTGGGCCGAGGCCCGCGCCCTGGGCAAGCCGCTGCGCTACTCCTTCGGCCGCGCCGACCGCGAATACAAGGACCGCTGGTGCCATCGCGTGCCGGTCTATCAGGTGTGA